From the Sphingomonas brevis genome, the window TGGCCGCAGATCATGGCTCGACCTCCGGCGGAATTGAATCGCCGCTTCCCACCGCCAACTGCATGTAAAGCGTGTCGAGCCAGCGGCCGTGCTTCCGCCCGACCGAGCGCATCCGGCCGGACTCCACGAAGCCGGCCCTGGAATGCAGCGCGACGGACGCCGGTTCGGCGCCGCCAATAACCGCGATCATTTGGCGGAAACCGGCAAGCTCGGCAGCTTCGATCAACGCGGCAAGCAGCCGCCGGCCGACACCCTGACCGATGCTGGCCGGGGCAATATAAATGCTGTTTTCGCAAGTCGTGCGATAGGCCGGA encodes:
- a CDS encoding GNAT family N-acetyltransferase, which gives rise to MPEEARVAIRPAIPGDAGAVAAIYAHHVAHGTASFDTLPRTPEQTAARIAECIDRGWPFLVAEESGVVVGYAYVTQFRDRPAYRTTCENSIYIAPASIGQGVGRRLLAALIEAAELAGFRQMIAVIGGAEPASVALHSRAGFVESGRMRSVGRKHGRWLDTLYMQLAVGSGDSIPPEVEP